From the Xenopus laevis strain J_2021 chromosome 7L, Xenopus_laevis_v10.1, whole genome shotgun sequence genome, the window GCATATTGATATGTGTGACATTTTGGAATAAGGAGTATACTGTATGCTTGGACagatttccctttatttattgaGAAAAGGAATGGCAAAGAGATCACAGAAATAACCCGCTTATGAgaaaatcttgaattaaaaaaaaaacaaaaactggagtAGGTTGGGAGCCACATGTGGCCCTTTAAAGTATATTTGTATGCCGCCACCTGCTTATCCAACATCTCCATAGAATTCTTTGCATACAATTAGTTGAAATTAATCAGCCCTGCCAAGAAGTAGCACATTGGGTAATTGACCTACTGCTTGGAAAGACCTAAATAGAACTGACTTAAAATAACTATCGCTAGCAACAGGTTTCACTGCTTCGAAACAGAGCACAGAGGCAATTTGCAAACAGCagaatgcaatgtgcaaaaaatggccaattgcaaccttttttgcactttgcacaatgcattCTGCTGTATTTACTGATGTTTGGAGCCACAGACTTGCTGcatcattattttaaaactggaaatgtCTATTTAGAAAGCTTAATCAGCATCCAAGCAATGGAGAAGTTGtcattgcagtacaggtataggatctattatctggaatgcttggggggTTTATAACATGGCATTTGAACATCCCATGATTATTTCACTATGATTTCTTTTCCAGGAGCCTGGCAAATAACAACCttcagtcccttcccaaagatgTTTTCAAAGGCCTGGATTCCCTTACCAATGTGTAAGTTCTCTTCTGTATTTTGCAACTGTCATATGCCTAATTCATTCAATTAGTAGGGGCTTACAAAGAATACTGTAAATGCGGTATGTTATActatatatcatttattattatattattaatgtcagtgtgtgtgtcaccCCCCAAAATGTATATGTGCATcataattatattgtatattaaccCTTTGACTGCCAGTGGCTGCTCCAGTGCTGCATATCTTTCAGGCATTTTAATTGCACATGGAAACACAGAATCCTTGTTTCTGATAGTTCAAGGTAAATGTGCATTCTTTGCTTCCACTTTCTGCCCCTTCCAGAGGTCCTAGTATCAGAGAAGTAATGGTATTGCTTTCTAGGCTATCAAAACTGGGAGGAGGTAGCAGAATAACCCAGATTCTGTACCAAGAATACCATAAGAATCAAttgcaatatttgtttttctgattATATAATTTCTGATTATATCTAAGCTGTGGCTTAATTTTGGAGGCTTTTTGTTCCAGGCTTCTACATCCAACAGTCCGGGCGTTGCGGGTCACCCTTGCTGCGGAAAAAAATGTGGGTCAACAATGCCCcccctacagaggaagcaggccctggtTCCCCACGgccacagagtctgcttcctctgtagttacaccactgcccctaagcttagcttctcagtccagagcacactgagcatgtgcagtgccactgacactcaaaagactgcctaacaagatccaagatgtgATCCTATTATGGACAGCTTTGAAGGCATGGGTCATTATGGTTATACTGAGCCGCACACACTCAAATTATGAACACCCCATTTATTGCTTCACCAAAAGTATTAACGTTTTGGAAGGTGtacccccccccaaaacgttgatgcaATAAATGGAGTAAGCTCCCCGACTGCATAATTTGAGTGTGTGCGGCTCCGTATATTCACAAACGTCAAGCCAGGTGAACAGACATCATGCACCACCAGTGCAGTTCTTGAAATAACAGTAATTTTGATCTTCCATCTGGACTTGTATGGACATCTCAGGACAGTTTTGAGAATCCAACCTGTAATCAGATCATATTACAACTGTCAGGCtagccattttttatttcttgatgCCCAGGACGGGGTATTACAGACAAAACAGCTCCCTCTCCCTTCCGTTCAGGATATTTTAAGACAAATGGATCAATGAATTCTATGTGCATTTATGTGACCAGTTGATAACATGTAGGACTGTCCATGTCtctagaaattagaaaatagcaAGCCAGTTAGAGGACATTTAATTAAGCATTCCTCTTTCCAGTCAAATCTGCTTTTTCTCAGTCCCTTGTGGCTCATTATGAGGGGGCTATTGCCTATATTTTTATTGTGATAAATACTCAGTTCCCATGGGTATTCTGTAGTACTCATTGGCCTGATGGTAGTTTACAGGATTACCATAGCAACATATTATATAAGTATACTTTGTGTTGGGTTTCTTAGAAAACAATGGTTAATATTGAAAGGAGTAATTGGTTCAGATTAACATTCCTCTAGAGAACCTGGCCCATTTCCCACTGTCAGCTCCTTAAGAGCTTGGACAAGTCACTTAATTAACTGTTTCCCTAGTTAACCTTGTGGAGACAAAGATTTAAGAAaagtgctacaggtatgggacctgttatccagaatactcaggatctggggttttccaaataagagattttcagtaatttgaatctccatacattaagtgtatttaaaatgaatttaaacattaagtaaacccattaggattgttttgcctctattaaagggatactgtcatcagaaaacatgtttttttcaaaacacatcagttaatagtgctactccagcagaattctgcactgaaatccatttctcaaaagagcaaacagattttttatattcaattttgaaatctgacatggggctagacattttgtcaatttcccagctgcccctggtcatgtgacttgtgtctgcactttaggagagaaatgctttctggaaggctgctgtttttccttctcaatgtaactaaatgtgtctcagtgggacatgggtttttactattgagtgttgttcttagatctaccaggcagctgttatcttgtgttagggagctgttatctggttaccttcccattgttcttttgtttggctgctggaggggaaaagggaaggggtgatatcactccaacttgcagtacagcagttaagagtgattgaagtttatcagagcacaagtcacatgacttggggcagctgggaaattgacaatatgtctagccccatgtcagatttcaaaattgaatataaaaaatatctgtttgctcttttgagaaatggatttcagcgcaaaattctgctggaacagcactattaactgattcattttgaaaaaaaatgtttttcccatgacagtatccctttaaggattagttatatcttagttgggatcaactacaaggttcTATTTAAAATATAAGGCAAGTTCAGTGCTATACGGGAAAACCGAAATCCTCTGTTCCTGAGAAAAAAGATACGCTATATAGTGTGTTAACTTTTTCAATATTCGGTGAGGTGCAGGGTTGGAACTACTCACAATGGCGGTGTTGGTTTGAGTGTGTATCGGGTAAATATTATTTTCCGCAGAGATCTATATCCTCGCCATGTGTCCTGCAATTTTAAATCGCATATATTAAAGTACCTTCAGGCTCTTACTAGCAGAGCCCTGCGGTCGTCTGCACTCATCAGCACGTTGAATCTACTATCGCAAAAATTATGCTCCATTGAAGCGGTTCTCCAAAGTCGGTTTGCAGTCTGCGGTTAGCCGATCTCAGCAGTGCTTCCGGTATGGGTCCCAAATAAACTACTACTGAgttatttgctgaaaatggagtctatgggagatggccttagagcagagacacatgctcagattcggggagattaagtcgcccccgtgataaatcgcctcttcttcagggcaactaatctccctaaactgcctgctagaatgtaaatcgccatcgggatgacactcggagcgtttcattttttcaatactGAATGATTGTAATAAACTCATTTGATaaaattttagttgtataaaaaaaattgggtaaaaaataatttgatttaacCCAACTGAAAAATGCAGGCTTTCTAGTGTTATCTATCCAAGTGGACAGGCAGATCCCATTCATGAACTACACCGTGGTGCAACATCAGGCAGGAATGGCATTTTGTTTACTGAGTTTTTCCACTACCCTGACTTTCATCTGGTCCAAAGATGTCCAGTTTGGGGGTCAAAACAATAATTGCGACTGATCATGTGAAATGATAGGCCAGTCAAACAACTCTCCATTGGAATACGAGGGTTCTGCTATCCCTCCTACTATTTGCCAATGATTTATAGACATACAGTAGATGAACCCATACGTGCAATTGGCAGATGGAATTATGGGTTGAAGCAGACCAGAAGGgctatttacaaatgcaagtgtgCAAAGTGCCTGGTTATTTATTATGCCTGGTTATTTTAGACTTTGctcacatttttatttagaaCCTTTACCCAATCTTATTATTTGAGGCGAAAGACATGGCTTGGGTTTGGATATTGAAATTTCAGAAGAGTTGCTGTATGTCTGCTATTTATCCAACAAATACCTCTTACATTGACATAGGGATGGGCAACCAGAGGCCCTTCAGATGTTTCTGAACACCCAGAACAGTCTTAAACTGAAGACAAAGGTAAAAAATCCACAGTGTAGGATACGGAAAATTGACCGCAAGTACATTGGCTGCAGAACTGCTCCCAGAATCCTATTGGCATGTATGACCAGCGTCGTACATATATGACATCATCCCCTGGgctaatgaggcgagttgagaaactcgcctcaggtggcagcgccccaatAGGTACAAGGGGCAGCAACAATGCCTCTCCTGTTACTTTAAaagacgaatttccggttttcaaaccagaaattccgcacttctagcgcagagagcacaattatgctctctgcactagcgtcctggccctctccTCTGCCCTTGTGGACCCCCCCAGACTGATAAAAAAATGTGAGCACATcggggggggggcggcagcaacaccaagctgcctcaggtggcgaaAGGGCCAGGATCTCCCCTGTCTGGGCCCTCCAGCTGCAAAACACCCTCTGCGCCTCCATACCAGCTGCAAACCGCGCCCCCTGCacgttttttcctggtatcccgccggcccagtccaaccctgtgtatGATAACGTTTGGTTGATTATTCCTGACATGACACATTATCAACGGCAGGAAATCTGTTTCTTTATTTCAGAGACCTAAGAGGCAACGCATTCCACTGTGACTGCAAGCTGAAATGGTTAGTGGAATGGCTGGATAAAACCAACGCAACAGTTGAACAGATTCACTGCGAAAGCCCTCCCGAGTATAAAGGAAGAAAAATCAACAGCTTAACGGCCAAGGATTTTGACTGTATAACCACAGGTAAAGCCAGCAATACCCATGTGGGATTTCCATATTTAttgcatactgtacattttatctCTATCTACAGTTGTATGGTCAACTGAATTTTCTAGGGAAGGTACGGCAGACAGAAAtcagaaaagtgtattaatatacACTGATCATAGCTTTAATTGTTTTGTGTGAAATGAAGAAGAATGTGCCAGTCTTTCACTGCTAACATCATGAATCTGTGACTGGAGCGCCCTCTGCTGTTCCACTTGGGAGATATCGGAGCAGAACAGCAAAATCTTAATTTATTGAAGCAGCGTCTCCTGATGTTTGCCTGCTCAATTAGATTGGTCTTGACTTTTGCTTTTCTGCCTAGTTAAACAACAGGGGTGCTCTGATCTGAACTCTTAccaattttatataaagttatatggGAGGGTAGTTATCCCCTTTGACAGGTGCATTATATATAgtcaaaaattagcatttttcatggaaaaaaaaaagaattataatactccaatgcctgaatccaGAAATCCGCCATCACAgacctgtccaggtcatgtataagtcaatggaagatgtccctatTCCAACTGGAAGATATCGTGGTCTGCGCAGGTTTAGCCTGATTACCCGATAAATTTAGGTTTTCgagcaaaactcaaaaaaaatcaagtgattcagggAAAAAATTCGTGAGATTCttgtttttgctcgattttattttaaagatggaaagagtcagaaggagaaggcaaatcatttaaaaaaactacaagaaagaaaaaaactaaagccaattaaaaagttgcttagaattggccattctataacataataaggggattctttttattaaagtccgaatgccaaaacccaaaaaaaattttattttttttttctataaatttttaattgaaaaaacaaaaccacgaatttttcggaatttataatacaccgaggatggaaaaagtctgaatctgaaaatccggtatctcagacctgccgaggttgcatataaatcaatgggagaagtctcgaagatatcctgatctgccctgggttttgtgcaataatcgaAAGATTTCATGGTATTCTGGCAAAAATCCGAGTTTTCGAATCCGAAAAATGTTGTACGAtccgaatttttcacaaatttttcgtggtttttCCCGCACaataaattttcaggaaaatgtattgataaataagggtcggagttgttttcagaaaatagtgagataaatttggactttgataaatgggcctttaaaagttaacgtaaaggagaactaaaccccccgttaatcaaaaatTCCCATCCCCTTCtgtccattggcccccctcactgctttctccctccttaataactcagtggaaaaagtatccctggcatgtaccttggcataataatgcagagtagtgcagcggagctATTCTgcaccatcttctgtatcttcggatACTATTCTTTTCCTTCGGCAATCTTCGGAGCTTTCCACGCATGGTGCAGTAGGCACGAATACCAGAATGgtcccaactgtgcatgtgcgaaAAAGCTCTGTGCCGGCGCTCACTTTCACGAGGAaccagaagatacagaagatgtcGCCagagagctccgctgcgctactctgtaTGAATATGCCAAAGTACATGACGGACACTTTTTCTACTGAGTTACTAAGGAaggagaaagcagtgaggggggccaatggacagaatgggatttttgattaacgggggctttagttctcctttaaaggtgaaccgcccctttaaatcTCACCCACTGTCTCTAGGAAAGTATAAAATTCCATGTTTATCATTTCTGAGCAATTAAGCAATGCATCGTATATCATATGTTGGCCTACCTTAGTTAAAATCAGCACATACTGGAAAAGAAACGGTGACTGGGTTGGATATATCTAGAATAGTACATCTAAATGATCAGTGCCTTTAACTGATTTCTCTCTCTTGCAGAATTTGCTGCATATAAATCGTTACCGTATCAGTCTCTGTCAGTGGACACCTTCACCTACATGAATGATGAGTATGTTGTGATCGCTCAGCCTTTTACTGGGAAATGCATGTTTCTGGAATGGGACCACGTGGAGATGTCATTCAGGAACTATGATAATATCACAGGTAGGAATTGAGTATAGTCAGATATAGCCTCTCTCCTCCACCCCCTTCAGTAAAATCCTGCATTCACTTTAATCCTATTTTCCTTTACAGGTACCTCAACGGTGGTCTGTAAGCCGATCGTCATTGAGAAACAGTTGTATGTCATTGTGGCGCAGTTATTCGGTGGTTCTCATATTTACAAACGAGACATTTTCGCCAACAAGTTCATCAAGATTCAAGACATCGAAATATTGAAAATCCGAAAACCCAATGATATTGAGACTTTCCGAATTGAAGAAAATTGGTATTTTGTGGTTGCCGACAGCTCTAAAGCCGGTTTTACTACCATTTACAAATGGAACGGGAATGGATTCTACTCCCACCAGTCTGTACACGCCTGGTATCGGGACACCGATGTCGAATACCTCGAATTGACCAACAAGCCCCATTTAATTCTGTCAAGTAGCTCCCAGCGGCCAATCATTTACCAGTGGAACAAGAAGTCCAATGAATTTGCAAAACACACAGAAATCCCCGACACCGAAGATGTCTATGCTGTGAAACATTTCACCGTTAAGGATGATGTATATCTTTGCCTAACAAGGTTTATTGGGGATTCCCGAGTCATTAAATGGGAAGGCGGTTCTGACTTCCGGGAGATACAAAGGATGCCATCGCGAGGATCCATGGTTTTTCAACCCATCGAAATCAACAATCATAAATACGCCATCCTCGGTAGCGATTATTCCTTCACGCAAGTTTATCACTGGGATTCAGAAAAGGGAATGTTTGTAAAGTTTCAAGAGTTGAATATTCAGGCCCCCAGGTCCTTCACACATGTTTCCATAGACAAGCGCGACTTCCTATTTGCCTCAAGCTTTAAGGGAACCACTCAGATATATGAACATGTTATAATTGACTTGAGCGCATGACCATCCAGATTCCAATAGCGTGATAACAGACTTTACAACATGGACATGACGGACTAAATGCATGATATATCTTTCTCCTTATCATACTTCTGGTTGACTGACTTAAAAAGTCACGTTTGCTAGAATAAAGCCTATGCTCGTACCTTCAACATTGATTCAACATGGCTAGCAGTATCGGGAGTCCATCTTTTTAAAACGTTCATCATTCACCAATCTTTGCATTAACAAGTTGTAAATACTTGTGCAGTTGCCTACGCTCATCTAAAGGGAGAATTCGGTGtacttttccatttatttattcacctgtttgaaagaaaactgccaaataaaatgtttacattttctgtcTTTCTTGTTACGGATAACGCTTCCTTGAGATAGTTTTGTCCCAGTTTTCTACCTGTCTGTAAATATACCGATGGATGAGAAGTAAAATGCTACAATCTAAAATCTCCATAAATGAGATCATTTtgtaacattagggggcagatttaacaagggtcgaatagtaaa encodes:
- the lgi1.L gene encoding leucine-rich glioma-inactivated protein 1 isoform X2; this encodes MGNGSRSSARISFLISISFVLLLINWSEGRKPKSKCPIWCTCTKDNALCENAKTIPRTFLPDVISLSFVRSEFTEIPEGSFLHIPSLQLLFIENNKIKSISRNAFRGLKSLIHLSLANNNLQSLPKDVFKGLDSLTNVDLRGNAFHCDCKLKWLVEWLDKTNATVEQIHCESPPEYKGRKINSLTAKDFDCITTEFAAYKSLPYQSLSVDTFTYMNDEYVVIAQPFTGKCMFLEWDHVEMSFRNYDNITGTSTVVCKPIVIEKQLYVIVAQLFGGSHIYKRDIFANKFIKIQDIEILKIRKPNDIETFRIEENWYFVVADSSKAGFTTIYKWNGNGFYSHQSVHAWYRDTDVEYLELTNKPHLILSSSSQRPIIYQWNKKSNEFAKHTEIPDTEDVYAVKHFTVKDDVYLCLTRFIGDSRVIKWEGGSDFREIQRMPSRGSMVFQPIEINNHKYAILGSDYSFTQVYHWDSEKGMFVKFQELNIQAPRSFTHVSIDKRDFLFASSFKGTTQIYEHVIIDLSA
- the lgi1.L gene encoding leucine-rich glioma-inactivated protein 1 isoform X1, whose amino-acid sequence is MGNGSRSSARISFLISISFVLLLINWSEGRKPKSKCPIWCTCTKDNALCENAKTIPRTFLPDVISLSFVRSEFTEIPEGSFLHIPSLQLLLFTSNAFDAISDDAFTGLPHLEYLFIENNKIKSISRNAFRGLKSLIHLSLANNNLQSLPKDVFKGLDSLTNVDLRGNAFHCDCKLKWLVEWLDKTNATVEQIHCESPPEYKGRKINSLTAKDFDCITTEFAAYKSLPYQSLSVDTFTYMNDEYVVIAQPFTGKCMFLEWDHVEMSFRNYDNITGTSTVVCKPIVIEKQLYVIVAQLFGGSHIYKRDIFANKFIKIQDIEILKIRKPNDIETFRIEENWYFVVADSSKAGFTTIYKWNGNGFYSHQSVHAWYRDTDVEYLELTNKPHLILSSSSQRPIIYQWNKKSNEFAKHTEIPDTEDVYAVKHFTVKDDVYLCLTRFIGDSRVIKWEGGSDFREIQRMPSRGSMVFQPIEINNHKYAILGSDYSFTQVYHWDSEKGMFVKFQELNIQAPRSFTHVSIDKRDFLFASSFKGTTQIYEHVIIDLSA
- the lgi1.L gene encoding leucine-rich glioma-inactivated protein 1 isoform X3, producing the protein MQCAKNGQLQPFLHFAQCILLYLLMFGATDLLHHYFKTGNVYLESLISIQAMEKLSLQYRSLANNNLQSLPKDVFKGLDSLTNVDLRGNAFHCDCKLKWLVEWLDKTNATVEQIHCESPPEYKGRKINSLTAKDFDCITTEFAAYKSLPYQSLSVDTFTYMNDEYVVIAQPFTGKCMFLEWDHVEMSFRNYDNITGTSTVVCKPIVIEKQLYVIVAQLFGGSHIYKRDIFANKFIKIQDIEILKIRKPNDIETFRIEENWYFVVADSSKAGFTTIYKWNGNGFYSHQSVHAWYRDTDVEYLELTNKPHLILSSSSQRPIIYQWNKKSNEFAKHTEIPDTEDVYAVKHFTVKDDVYLCLTRFIGDSRVIKWEGGSDFREIQRMPSRGSMVFQPIEINNHKYAILGSDYSFTQVYHWDSEKGMFVKFQELNIQAPRSFTHVSIDKRDFLFASSFKGTTQIYEHVIIDLSA